A stretch of the Medicago truncatula cultivar Jemalong A17 chromosome 5, MtrunA17r5.0-ANR, whole genome shotgun sequence genome encodes the following:
- the LOC11428885 gene encoding uncharacterized protein isoform X2 produces the protein MMGNNNREREESLTFTIPSSSSHSSPITVSDTLDSYLTDPRSASGSFQNDGVLSSGDVADVEFGFSRPDFRQSSLVGTVELYERHVFLCYKNPRFWPPRIEAAEFDRLPRLLYAAVKARKNHMKKETRLTICEGHDGTETSNGDVLIFPDMIRYRRLTHFDVETFVEEVLVKNGEWLPGTPETLKGSYVFVCSHGSRDRRCGVCGPVLVNRFREEIEYHGLQGKVFVSPCSHIGGHKYAGNVIIFGSSMNGEVTGHWYGYVAPEDVPLLLQQHVMKGEIIDSLWRFAPYAFKWQLRPGSSLVNCLYFLLHGILSKGLI, from the exons ATGATGGGTAACAACaacagagaaagagaagaatctTTAACATTCACAATCCCATCATCTTCCTCTCATTCCTCACCGATCACCGTCTCTGACACACTCGATAGTTACCTCACCGACCCAAGAAGCGCTTCTGGAAGTTTCCAGAACGATGGTGTTCTTTCATCTGGTGATGTTGCCGATGTTGAGTTTGGATTCTCAAGACCTGATTTTCGACAAAGTTCTCTTGTTGGTACTGTTGAGTTGTACGAACGACACGTGTTTCTTTGTTATAAGAATCCCAGGTTTTGGCCTCCTAGGATTGAAGCTGCTGAGTTTGATCGGTTGCCTAGGTTGCTTTATGCTGCTGTTAAAGCTAGGAAGAATCATATGAAGAAGGAG ACCCGGTTAACGATATGTGAGGGTCATGATGGGACTGAAACATCTAATGGGGATGTGTTAATCTTTCCTGACATGATCAGATACAG GAGATTGACACATTTTGATGTTGAAACTTTTGTTGAAGAAGTTCTTGTGAAGAATGGAGAGTGGCTACCTGGAACACCTGAAACTCTGAAAGGTTCATATGTTTTTGTGTGTTCACATGGATCACGTGATCGTAGATGTGGGGTTTGTGGACCTGTTTTGGTTAATAGATTCAGGGAAGAAATAGAGTATCATGGTCTACAAGGTAAAGTATTTGTTAGCCCATGCTCGCACATTGGGGGACATAAGTATGCAGGAAATGTCATTATATTTGGATCAAGCATGAATGGAGAAGTCACTGGACATTG GTATGGATATGTTGCCCCAGAGGATGTACCTTTATTgcttcaacaacatgtcatGAAAGGGGAGATTATAGACTCATTATGGAG GTTTGCTCCATATGCATTTAAGTGGCAACTTAGACCTGGAAGCTCTTTGGTTAACtgtttatattttctattaCATGGTATCCTCTCCAAGGGATTAATTTAA
- the LOC11428885 gene encoding uncharacterized protein isoform X1 gives MMGNNNREREESLTFTIPSSSSHSSPITVSDTLDSYLTDPRSASGSFQNDGVLSSGDVADVEFGFSRPDFRQSSLVGTVELYERHVFLCYKNPRFWPPRIEAAEFDRLPRLLYAAVKARKNHMKKETRLTICEGHDGTETSNGDVLIFPDMIRYRRLTHFDVETFVEEVLVKNGEWLPGTPETLKGSYVFVCSHGSRDRRCGVCGPVLVNRFREEIEYHGLQGKVFVSPCSHIGGHKYAGNVIIFGSSMNGEVTGHWYGYVAPEDVPLLLQQHVMKGEIIDSLWRGQMGLSEDEQIQKQEQRLLLSCIGDLEENPVLNGSLDNFTSCCQPNGVSCCQENGNSSFCQSQVSVDERMSSDVIETEAKLSADNNKSSKAAVSRINSGKGASCRSRSMTSWLDGWEQEDTYAALAVVCAAVSVTIAYNCYKQLT, from the exons ATGATGGGTAACAACaacagagaaagagaagaatctTTAACATTCACAATCCCATCATCTTCCTCTCATTCCTCACCGATCACCGTCTCTGACACACTCGATAGTTACCTCACCGACCCAAGAAGCGCTTCTGGAAGTTTCCAGAACGATGGTGTTCTTTCATCTGGTGATGTTGCCGATGTTGAGTTTGGATTCTCAAGACCTGATTTTCGACAAAGTTCTCTTGTTGGTACTGTTGAGTTGTACGAACGACACGTGTTTCTTTGTTATAAGAATCCCAGGTTTTGGCCTCCTAGGATTGAAGCTGCTGAGTTTGATCGGTTGCCTAGGTTGCTTTATGCTGCTGTTAAAGCTAGGAAGAATCATATGAAGAAGGAG ACCCGGTTAACGATATGTGAGGGTCATGATGGGACTGAAACATCTAATGGGGATGTGTTAATCTTTCCTGACATGATCAGATACAG GAGATTGACACATTTTGATGTTGAAACTTTTGTTGAAGAAGTTCTTGTGAAGAATGGAGAGTGGCTACCTGGAACACCTGAAACTCTGAAAGGTTCATATGTTTTTGTGTGTTCACATGGATCACGTGATCGTAGATGTGGGGTTTGTGGACCTGTTTTGGTTAATAGATTCAGGGAAGAAATAGAGTATCATGGTCTACAAGGTAAAGTATTTGTTAGCCCATGCTCGCACATTGGGGGACATAAGTATGCAGGAAATGTCATTATATTTGGATCAAGCATGAATGGAGAAGTCACTGGACATTG GTATGGATATGTTGCCCCAGAGGATGTACCTTTATTgcttcaacaacatgtcatGAAAGGGGAGATTATAGACTCATTATGGAG GGGTCAGATGGGATTATCAGAAGATGAACAAATACAAAAGCAAGAACAAAGGCTTCTGCTGAGTTGCATAGGAGATTTAGAAGAAAACCCTGTACTGAATGGATCTCTAGACAATTTCACGAGCTGCTGCCAACCAAATGGAGTGAGCTGCTGCCAAGAAAACGGAAACTCTTCCTTTTGTCAGAGTCAGGTGTCAGTGGATGAGAGAATGAGCTCCGATGTCATCGAGACTGAAGCAAAGCTTTCAGCTGATAATAATAAGAGCAGCAAGGCGGCGGTTTCTCGAATCAACAGCGGGAAAGGAGCTTCATGCAGGTCTCGTTCTATGACATCATGGCTTGACGGCTGGGAACAAGAAGATACTTATGCTGCTCTTGCTGTTGTCTGTGCTGCTGTATCGGTCACTATCGCCTATAACTGCTACAAACAATTGACATAG
- the LOC11428886 gene encoding dirigent protein 4, whose translation MKNIFTLFFILFLCLSINLIHCEYFYSESIVPHELPNKVTHLHFYYFDIHTGNNPSAVVVARANQTSDIPKKHSLFGTVYAIDNPLREGPEETSNVVGNAQGLYVASSQSEDVTLTMYVDYAFTSGELNGSSFSVLSRNPVREPTRELAVVGGRGKFRMATGFAQIRAHFLNATTGDGIVEYNVTVFHY comes from the coding sequence atgaaaaacatATTCACCCTATTTTTTATCCTATTCCTCTGCCTAAGTATCAACTTGATCCATTGTGAATACTTTTATTCTGAGAGTATAGTTCCACATGAGCTACCAAATAAGGTAACTCACCTTCATTTCTACTACTTTGATATTCACACAGGCAATAACCCAAGTGCAGTTGTTGTGGCACGTGCTAACCAAACAAGTGACATTCCTAAGAAACATTCATTGTTTGGTACTGTTTATGCCATTGACAATCCTCTTAGGGAAGGTCCTGAAGAAACATCAAATGTAGTTGGAAATGCACAAGGTCTTTATGTGGCATCTAGCCAGAGTGAAGATGTGACACTTACTATGTATGTTGATTATGCTTTCACCTCTGGTGAATTAAATGGAAGCTCCTTTAGTGTTCTTTCGAGGAATCCGGTGAGGGAACCGACGAGGGAACTCGCGGTGGTCGGAGGAAGAGGAAAGTTTAGGATGGCCACTGGTTTTGCTCAGATTAGGGCTCATTTTCTTAATGCTACAACTGGTGATGGGATCGTTGAGTATAATGTAACtgtttttcattattaa